A single Zootoca vivipara chromosome 1, rZooViv1.1, whole genome shotgun sequence DNA region contains:
- the C1H21orf58 gene encoding uncharacterized protein C21orf58 homolog isoform X1, translated as MTDSDVADHMTRLKLKLLEKKLENERENIDDLESSFSAARNYGSHGYALQNALRRRKDLLQQLREQNVLEELSLPCGLPRLQRKHFRPEPEHFYQIPLPPPPPPEQPRIIQQTLPQQPATIIQQIPQHPPLITQIPSPQPCPGPRSGSIKEDMVEMMLMQNAQMHQIIMQNMMLKSLPPPAYSPAGGPGAPVLHHGQQFTAPLLVRTEKSRPPTVHHHHYTPSGMPAIPSQLGFSMGPSVMQPGLGTPLGGFPSDLHHLPIPTSASYVVPTNGLLGLPPGL; from the exons ATGACAGACTCAGATGTGGCTGATCACATGACTCGACTCAAACTCAAACTTCTTGAGAAG AAACTAGAAAATGAACGTGAAAACATTGATGATTTGGAATCTTCCTTTTCTGCAGCAA GGAATTATGGCAGCCATGGCTACGCATTGCAAAATGCATTGAGACGAAGAAAGGATCTTCTGCAGCAGCTCAGG GAGCAAAATGTTCTGGAAGAATTGTCATTACCATGTGGCTTGCCAAGACTCCAAAGGAAGCACTTCAGACCAGAACCAGAACATTTCTACCaaattcctcttcctcctcctcctccacctgaaCAGCCAAGGATTATCCAGCAGACA TTACCTCAGCAGCCAGCAACCATCATTCAGCAAATTCCTCAGCATCCACCGCTCATTACCCAGATTCCATCTCCACAGCCTTGCCCAGGCCCTCGCTCTGGCAGTATTAAGGAAG ATATGGTGGAAATGATGCTAATGCAAAATGCACAGATGCATCAGATCATTATGCAGAACATGATGTTGAAATCTCTGCCACCACCTGCTTATTCACCAGCTGGTGGGCCTGGAGCTCCTGTGCTTCACCATGGACAACAG TTCACTGCTCCGCTTCTAGTAAGAACAGAGAAGTCACGACCCCCAACAGTGCACCATCACCACTACACACCTTCAGGGATGCCAGCCATCCCATCTCAACTTGGCTTTTCCATGGGCCCTTCCGTGATGCAACCTGGCCTTGGCACACCACTGGGCGGATTCCCATCTGATTTACATCATCTGCCCATCCCAACATCTGCATCGTATGT TGTACCTACCAATGGACTGCTTGGATTGCCCCCGGGTTTGTAG
- the C1H21orf58 gene encoding uncharacterized protein C21orf58 homolog isoform X3: protein MTDSDVADHMTRLKLKLLEKKLENERENIDDLESSFSAARNYGSHGYALQNALRRRKDLLQQLREQNVLEELSLPCGLPRLQRKHFRPEPEHFYQIPLPPPPPPEQPRIIQQTLPQQPATIIQQIPQHPPLITQIPSPQPCPGPRSGSIKEDMVEMMLMQNAQMHQIIMQNMMLKSLPPPAYSPAGGPGAPVLHHGQQFTAPLLVRTEKSRPPTVHHHHYTPSGMPAIPSQLGFSMGPSVMQPGLGTPLGGFPSDLHHLPIPTSASYVMK, encoded by the exons ATGACAGACTCAGATGTGGCTGATCACATGACTCGACTCAAACTCAAACTTCTTGAGAAG AAACTAGAAAATGAACGTGAAAACATTGATGATTTGGAATCTTCCTTTTCTGCAGCAA GGAATTATGGCAGCCATGGCTACGCATTGCAAAATGCATTGAGACGAAGAAAGGATCTTCTGCAGCAGCTCAGG GAGCAAAATGTTCTGGAAGAATTGTCATTACCATGTGGCTTGCCAAGACTCCAAAGGAAGCACTTCAGACCAGAACCAGAACATTTCTACCaaattcctcttcctcctcctcctccacctgaaCAGCCAAGGATTATCCAGCAGACA TTACCTCAGCAGCCAGCAACCATCATTCAGCAAATTCCTCAGCATCCACCGCTCATTACCCAGATTCCATCTCCACAGCCTTGCCCAGGCCCTCGCTCTGGCAGTATTAAGGAAG ATATGGTGGAAATGATGCTAATGCAAAATGCACAGATGCATCAGATCATTATGCAGAACATGATGTTGAAATCTCTGCCACCACCTGCTTATTCACCAGCTGGTGGGCCTGGAGCTCCTGTGCTTCACCATGGACAACAG TTCACTGCTCCGCTTCTAGTAAGAACAGAGAAGTCACGACCCCCAACAGTGCACCATCACCACTACACACCTTCAGGGATGCCAGCCATCCCATCTCAACTTGGCTTTTCCATGGGCCCTTCCGTGATGCAACCTGGCCTTGGCACACCACTGGGCGGATTCCCATCTGATTTACATCATCTGCCCATCCCAACATCTGCATCGTATGT CATGAAATGA
- the C1H21orf58 gene encoding uncharacterized protein C21orf58 homolog isoform X4, translated as MTDSDVADHMTRLKLKLLEKKLENERENIDDLESSFSAARNYGSHGYALQNALRRRKDLLQQLREQNVLEELSLPCGLPRLQRKHFRPEPEHFYQIPLPPPPPPEQPRIIQQTLPQQPATIIQQIPQHPPLITQIPSPQPCPGPRSGSIKEDMVEMMLMQNAQMHQIIMQNMMLKSLPPPAYSPAGGPGAPVLHHGQQFTAPLLVRTEKSRPPTVHHHHYTPSGMPAIPSQLGFSMGPSVMQPGLGTPLGGFPSDLHHLPIPTSASYV; from the exons ATGACAGACTCAGATGTGGCTGATCACATGACTCGACTCAAACTCAAACTTCTTGAGAAG AAACTAGAAAATGAACGTGAAAACATTGATGATTTGGAATCTTCCTTTTCTGCAGCAA GGAATTATGGCAGCCATGGCTACGCATTGCAAAATGCATTGAGACGAAGAAAGGATCTTCTGCAGCAGCTCAGG GAGCAAAATGTTCTGGAAGAATTGTCATTACCATGTGGCTTGCCAAGACTCCAAAGGAAGCACTTCAGACCAGAACCAGAACATTTCTACCaaattcctcttcctcctcctcctccacctgaaCAGCCAAGGATTATCCAGCAGACA TTACCTCAGCAGCCAGCAACCATCATTCAGCAAATTCCTCAGCATCCACCGCTCATTACCCAGATTCCATCTCCACAGCCTTGCCCAGGCCCTCGCTCTGGCAGTATTAAGGAAG ATATGGTGGAAATGATGCTAATGCAAAATGCACAGATGCATCAGATCATTATGCAGAACATGATGTTGAAATCTCTGCCACCACCTGCTTATTCACCAGCTGGTGGGCCTGGAGCTCCTGTGCTTCACCATGGACAACAG TTCACTGCTCCGCTTCTAGTAAGAACAGAGAAGTCACGACCCCCAACAGTGCACCATCACCACTACACACCTTCAGGGATGCCAGCCATCCCATCTCAACTTGGCTTTTCCATGGGCCCTTCCGTGATGCAACCTGGCCTTGGCACACCACTGGGCGGATTCCCATCTGATTTACATCATCTGCCCATCCCAACATCTGCATCGTATGTGTAA
- the C1H21orf58 gene encoding uncharacterized protein C21orf58 homolog isoform X2, with the protein MNQQLIAFFPLLYLPPPLFCKLLKNCKTRDGRLFPTVFAGNYGSHGYALQNALRRRKDLLQQLREQNVLEELSLPCGLPRLQRKHFRPEPEHFYQIPLPPPPPPEQPRIIQQTLPQQPATIIQQIPQHPPLITQIPSPQPCPGPRSGSIKEDMVEMMLMQNAQMHQIIMQNMMLKSLPPPAYSPAGGPGAPVLHHGQQFTAPLLVRTEKSRPPTVHHHHYTPSGMPAIPSQLGFSMGPSVMQPGLGTPLGGFPSDLHHLPIPTSASYVVPTNGLLGLPPGL; encoded by the exons ATGAACCAGCAACTAATTgccttcttccccctcctttatctacccccccctttgttttgtaAATTACTGAAAAATTGTAAAACTAGAGATGGCAGACTATTTCCAACTGTTTTTGCAGGGAATTATGGCAGCCATGGCTACGCATTGCAAAATGCATTGAGACGAAGAAAGGATCTTCTGCAGCAGCTCAGG GAGCAAAATGTTCTGGAAGAATTGTCATTACCATGTGGCTTGCCAAGACTCCAAAGGAAGCACTTCAGACCAGAACCAGAACATTTCTACCaaattcctcttcctcctcctcctccacctgaaCAGCCAAGGATTATCCAGCAGACA TTACCTCAGCAGCCAGCAACCATCATTCAGCAAATTCCTCAGCATCCACCGCTCATTACCCAGATTCCATCTCCACAGCCTTGCCCAGGCCCTCGCTCTGGCAGTATTAAGGAAG ATATGGTGGAAATGATGCTAATGCAAAATGCACAGATGCATCAGATCATTATGCAGAACATGATGTTGAAATCTCTGCCACCACCTGCTTATTCACCAGCTGGTGGGCCTGGAGCTCCTGTGCTTCACCATGGACAACAG TTCACTGCTCCGCTTCTAGTAAGAACAGAGAAGTCACGACCCCCAACAGTGCACCATCACCACTACACACCTTCAGGGATGCCAGCCATCCCATCTCAACTTGGCTTTTCCATGGGCCCTTCCGTGATGCAACCTGGCCTTGGCACACCACTGGGCGGATTCCCATCTGATTTACATCATCTGCCCATCCCAACATCTGCATCGTATGT TGTACCTACCAATGGACTGCTTGGATTGCCCCCGGGTTTGTAG